The following proteins come from a genomic window of Elusimicrobiota bacterium:
- a CDS encoding sigma-70 family RNA polymerase sigma factor, whose amino-acid sequence MPDARAEFKEKALPLLDELYGVALRMARNPQSAEDLVAETYARAWKNLDRFQAGTNIRAWLYRIMTNAFINEFRKKRREPEKVSMDAYDRVDDFHFFHKIASEASRAPDPVKDVVARLTNEDFQKALDALPEEYRAAVLLYDLQGLSYDETAQALEVPVGTVRSRLARGRRRMQESLFRHARDAGLVEVPS is encoded by the coding sequence TTGCCCGACGCGCGCGCTGAATTCAAAGAAAAAGCCCTGCCTTTGCTGGACGAGCTTTACGGCGTCGCTCTGCGCATGGCCCGCAACCCCCAATCCGCCGAAGATCTCGTCGCCGAAACCTACGCCCGGGCGTGGAAAAACCTCGACCGGTTCCAAGCGGGGACCAACATCCGCGCCTGGTTGTACCGCATCATGACCAACGCCTTCATCAACGAATTCCGGAAAAAGCGCCGCGAACCGGAAAAAGTGTCCATGGACGCCTACGATCGGGTGGACGATTTCCATTTTTTCCACAAGATCGCCTCCGAGGCGTCCCGCGCCCCGGACCCCGTGAAAGACGTGGTCGCCCGCCTGACGAACGAGGATTTTCAAAAAGCGTTGGACGCCCTTCCCGAGGAGTACCGCGCCGCCGTGCTTCTCTACGATCTTCAAGGCTTGTCCTACGATGAAACGGCCCAGGCCCTGGAGGTGCCCGTGGGCACGGTCCGATCCCGCCTGGCCCGGGGCCGCCGCCGAATGCAAGAAAGCCTGTTTCGGCACGCCCGGGACGCCGGTCTGGTGGAGGTGCCCTCGTGA
- the atpH gene encoding ATP synthase F1 subunit delta, which yields MLKPQDRPIIGRYAWALFAAARARKAVDAVRRDLTDLLKILVDTPALAEALRHPRLPGAVKAEIVGKAGAAPLLAAFAGLLFEKGRWDALPEIATTFDALADEAAGVLSVGVTAAAPWTAVERDRWQKTLETAHGGPVRVDARVDPALLGGTTIRVGDRVWDNSLRNQLERLRVSLAATRAA from the coding sequence GTGCTCAAGCCCCAGGACCGCCCCATCATCGGTCGCTACGCCTGGGCGCTCTTCGCGGCCGCCCGGGCCCGGAAGGCCGTGGACGCGGTGCGCCGCGACCTGACCGACCTATTGAAAATCCTCGTCGACACCCCGGCCCTCGCGGAGGCCCTGCGCCACCCGCGGTTGCCCGGCGCGGTCAAGGCGGAGATCGTGGGAAAAGCCGGCGCGGCGCCCTTGCTGGCCGCTTTCGCCGGGTTGTTGTTTGAAAAGGGGCGCTGGGACGCTTTGCCCGAGATCGCCACGACCTTTGACGCCCTGGCCGATGAAGCGGCCGGCGTCTTGTCCGTGGGGGTCACCGCGGCGGCGCCCTGGACGGCGGTCGAGAGGGATCGTTGGCAAAAAACCCTCGAGACGGCCCACGGGGGTCCGGTGCGGGTGGACGCCCGGGTCGATCCCGCGCTCTTGGGCGGGACGACGATCCGGGTCGGCGACCGCGTGTGGGACAATTCGTTGCGAAACCAGTTGGAGCGGTTGCGGGTGTCTCTTGCCGCGACGCGCGCCGCTTAA
- a CDS encoding zf-HC2 domain-containing protein has product MTPNDPMSAPCCQEILDRLHDYLNRRDLSVADRETVRRHLTDCPPCGDLAAFENALLDRLRQSAPCSCPEKLRARVRALLDLS; this is encoded by the coding sequence GTGACCCCGAACGACCCCATGTCCGCCCCCTGTTGCCAGGAAATTTTGGACCGCCTGCACGATTACCTTAACCGCCGGGATTTGTCCGTCGCCGACCGAGAGACGGTCCGCCGTCATTTGACCGACTGCCCCCCCTGCGGCGATCTCGCGGCCTTTGAAAACGCCTTGCTCGACCGGCTGCGCCAAAGCGCCCCCTGCTCCTGCCCGGAAAAACTGCGCGCGCGGGTTCGGGCCCTTCTCGACCTTTCGTGA
- a CDS encoding carboxypeptidase regulatory-like domain-containing protein, producing MRKENRTRGLTLTEVVIASAIIAVVTTAAMKYFTRIGTTIYQSRTKQVATTLAREKLEALQRYPYYRLRPWNDATRVTHAQTGIQYDSILGAPEMINVGGVRYFRMLSIQKVKKDPTGPNLIDLLDDIAEGSDLLSTPYYQDTGLKRINVHVAWQSANGWKKIQVVGLKENAVRLQNNCVLWGLVKSTSGALLDQISVEVVESGHTDATVTDASGRFTFNVSPGTYTLRAVDTRTPDWLYFGARKSVAIDNDDSPKQAPDFELNAVDVVSRANATFWFNSAPVISRVCGSSVSFVDPTFDQEWVEIFNPTTWTWNVKDDLSLQYYIQHASFPLAAWSGNLLNSSFAPYYQTISVDHFNNTIPPGGYYLFANTRTINLAGSPTILADAVWKYGVNVPTTSYVWWDFSNNYVFKIFGRFDPYGKLGLPNPDLITTAQVGVPLRNNGFYNGGGGYLRLAYKFYGYDPVTFNWVYRGYLDSVGWFGGRDAGNPDPPMYAWMGHSDANRREREGLLLVDNDIATGLRDPKGLDDGEQWIRIASTASWMEMRDVGPAYDSDNNERDFVKFTTEAAAGPNYLRFAPRNSLWPTYSTHVVSGRYAATTVNPGDGNWHKTPWHRHNFVRTWVEDGISRPDSGWNGASGTPHWMSTGPWSGQEPPFTNMFCEDFTVTRHQNCRPGRASLSVSRIEDGTWAWGLYARHFPNPFYGYVASTQAILNVTPGSFHGSAAIVPSGLLRGETDVVYSFGEIRDVFSIPHSSIPIRLMAAAVLASTETRVSGAFTLHVANPPTRPSSLDVNNPAAVGYEPALGSAGLNLLTGYPLPPLYKWYDSNTFSYKDSTFTWKNWFNGIGYQIATRLHYVGYIDGHVLDADTNAPVPDVSVSAFSAAAGDERSTALTNGSGYFRLYVSTGMYRVRAVPEFEEVATPEVAPPLSLAPANLASAGSTIYVGTITLSNAFGKRDGRVTRGGQNIETGVLVILTSTTTILASTAAISNLDALFRSGAGRYYMTSSNAVGTYSFDVRKGTYNLFGFYNDETAGISQRQALDQYINSGNNGSNFPDLAW from the coding sequence ATGCGGAAGGAAAACAGAACCCGTGGTTTGACGTTGACCGAGGTCGTCATTGCGAGCGCCATCATCGCCGTGGTGACCACCGCCGCCATGAAATACTTCACCCGGATCGGGACCACCATTTACCAAAGCCGCACGAAGCAGGTGGCGACCACCCTGGCCCGCGAAAAACTCGAAGCCCTTCAACGATACCCCTATTATCGCCTGCGCCCCTGGAACGATGCCACCCGGGTGACCCACGCCCAAACGGGCATCCAGTACGACTCCATTTTGGGGGCGCCGGAAATGATCAACGTCGGCGGTGTCCGGTACTTCCGGATGTTATCGATCCAAAAGGTGAAGAAAGACCCCACGGGGCCCAATCTCATCGACCTGCTGGATGACATTGCGGAGGGGTCGGACTTGTTGTCCACCCCGTATTATCAGGACACGGGGCTTAAACGGATCAACGTTCACGTGGCCTGGCAATCCGCCAACGGCTGGAAGAAAATACAGGTCGTGGGGTTAAAGGAGAACGCGGTTCGGTTGCAGAACAACTGCGTCCTCTGGGGGCTGGTCAAATCCACTTCGGGCGCGCTTTTGGACCAAATTTCCGTTGAGGTTGTGGAGTCCGGCCACACCGACGCCACCGTGACCGACGCCTCCGGTCGCTTTACTTTTAACGTCTCGCCCGGAACCTACACCCTGCGCGCCGTGGACACGCGCACCCCGGACTGGTTGTATTTCGGCGCGCGCAAATCGGTGGCTATCGACAATGACGATTCCCCGAAACAGGCCCCGGATTTTGAATTGAACGCGGTGGATGTGGTGTCGAGAGCCAACGCCACCTTCTGGTTTAACTCCGCCCCCGTCATCAGTCGAGTGTGCGGGAGTTCCGTCAGTTTCGTGGACCCGACTTTCGATCAGGAATGGGTCGAGATCTTCAATCCCACCACCTGGACCTGGAACGTGAAGGACGATCTGAGCCTGCAATATTACATTCAACACGCCTCGTTTCCGCTCGCGGCCTGGTCGGGAAACTTGTTGAATTCGAGCTTTGCGCCCTATTACCAAACAATCAGTGTGGACCACTTCAACAACACGATACCCCCGGGGGGGTACTACCTTTTCGCCAACACGCGCACGATCAATTTAGCCGGTAGCCCGACCATCTTGGCCGACGCGGTTTGGAAATACGGTGTTAACGTGCCCACAACGTCTTACGTGTGGTGGGATTTTTCTAACAACTATGTCTTTAAAATTTTCGGCCGTTTTGATCCCTACGGTAAGCTGGGCCTTCCAAACCCGGATTTGATCACCACGGCCCAAGTGGGAGTGCCGTTGCGGAACAACGGGTTCTACAACGGCGGCGGCGGCTATTTGCGCCTCGCCTATAAATTTTACGGTTATGACCCGGTCACCTTCAACTGGGTGTATCGAGGTTATTTGGACAGTGTGGGTTGGTTCGGGGGCAGAGACGCTGGCAACCCGGACCCCCCCATGTACGCTTGGATGGGACATTCCGACGCCAACAGAAGGGAAAGGGAAGGGTTGCTTTTGGTGGACAACGACATCGCCACCGGCCTGCGGGATCCCAAGGGGTTGGACGATGGCGAACAATGGATCCGCATCGCCAGCACGGCGAGCTGGATGGAAATGCGGGACGTGGGCCCGGCCTACGACAGCGACAACAACGAGCGCGATTTCGTGAAATTCACCACCGAGGCCGCGGCCGGTCCCAATTACCTGCGCTTTGCCCCGCGCAACAGCCTGTGGCCGACCTACAGCACGCACGTCGTTTCGGGACGGTACGCGGCGACCACCGTGAATCCCGGCGACGGCAATTGGCACAAAACGCCGTGGCACCGACACAACTTCGTTCGCACCTGGGTGGAAGATGGGATTTCCCGTCCCGACAGCGGTTGGAACGGGGCCAGCGGCACCCCTCATTGGATGAGCACCGGTCCTTGGAGCGGGCAGGAGCCCCCCTTCACCAATATGTTCTGTGAGGATTTTACCGTTACGCGGCATCAAAACTGCCGCCCGGGGAGGGCGTCCCTAAGCGTGTCGCGGATCGAGGACGGAACGTGGGCCTGGGGCCTCTACGCCCGGCACTTCCCCAATCCATTTTACGGGTACGTGGCATCGACCCAGGCGATCCTCAACGTGACGCCGGGAAGCTTCCACGGCTCCGCGGCGATTGTGCCCTCCGGGCTTTTGCGGGGCGAAACGGACGTCGTCTACAGTTTCGGGGAAATTCGGGATGTGTTCAGCATTCCACACTCCTCCATTCCCATCCGCCTCATGGCGGCGGCGGTCCTGGCCTCGACGGAAACCCGGGTCAGCGGGGCGTTTACGCTCCACGTCGCGAACCCCCCGACCCGGCCCTCTTCCCTGGATGTCAATAATCCCGCCGCCGTGGGCTACGAGCCGGCCCTGGGGTCCGCGGGACTGAATTTGCTGACGGGGTATCCCTTGCCGCCGCTTTACAAATGGTACGACTCCAACACCTTCAGTTATAAGGACTCCACCTTCACCTGGAAAAACTGGTTCAACGGGATCGGCTACCAAATCGCCACCCGCCTCCACTACGTGGGTTACATCGACGGCCATGTTTTGGATGCCGACACCAACGCGCCGGTCCCCGACGTGTCGGTGAGCGCCTTTAGCGCGGCCGCCGGGGACGAGCGGTCCACCGCCCTAACGAACGGCTCCGGGTATTTCCGCCTCTACGTGTCCACGGGCATGTACCGGGTGCGGGCGGTCCCGGAGTTTGAGGAAGTCGCCACGCCGGAGGTGGCGCCGCCTTTGAGCCTGGCCCCGGCCAACCTCGCCTCGGCGGGTTCGACCATTTACGTCGGGACGATCACCCTCTCGAACGCTTTCGGCAAACGCGACGGGCGTGTGACGCGGGGGGGGCAAAACATCGAAACCGGCGTGCTGGTGATCCTGACTTCCACGACCACGATCTTGGCCTCCACGGCGGCGATCTCGAACCTCGACGCGCTCTTCCGGAGCGGGGCCGGGCGGTATTACATGACGTCGTCCAACGCGGTGGGGACCTATTCGTTCGACGTGCGCAAGGGCACCTACAACCTGTTCGGGTTTTACAACGACGAAACCGCCGGCATCAGCCAGCGGCAGGCCCTGGACCAATACATCAACTCGGGGAACAACGGATCGAATTTCCCCGATCTGGCCTGGTGA
- the atpC gene encoding F0F1 ATP synthase subunit epsilon (produces ATP from ADP in the presence of a proton gradient across the membrane; the epsilon subunit is part of the catalytic core of the ATP synthase complex) codes for MARTRPLLAQLKPGAVVLRAGGEPVIFSVSGGFIEVNQGRVAVFVETAEHAEEIDAERARQAEMKARAALKATPADKMDLQALAALERALARLRATELAARRGGKRGAPSSPQD; via the coding sequence GTGGCCCGGACACGCCCCCTCCTGGCGCAACTCAAGCCGGGCGCGGTGGTGCTGCGCGCCGGCGGGGAACCGGTGATCTTTTCCGTGTCCGGCGGGTTCATCGAGGTGAATCAGGGGCGGGTGGCGGTGTTCGTGGAAACGGCGGAACACGCCGAAGAAATCGACGCCGAGCGCGCCCGCCAGGCCGAAATGAAGGCCCGGGCGGCTCTTAAGGCGACCCCCGCGGATAAAATGGACCTCCAGGCCCTGGCCGCCCTGGAAAGGGCCTTGGCGCGATTGCGGGCCACCGAATTGGCCGCCCGTCGCGGGGGCAAACGGGGGGCGCCGTCCTCCCCGCAAGACTGA
- a CDS encoding arsenate reductase (glutaredoxin), which translates to MGQDWTLYYNPGCGTCLRVRDRLASFGVNPRVVEYLKTPPTPETIDRLLKKMGAGPAVITRFQEPYWQEKGLNPETLDRKDWIKILSENPFLIQRPIVETPRRALVARPAEEIDTLFSPQ; encoded by the coding sequence ATGGGCCAAGATTGGACGTTGTATTACAATCCCGGTTGCGGAACCTGCTTGAGGGTGCGGGATCGGTTGGCGTCATTTGGCGTGAACCCCCGGGTGGTTGAATATTTAAAAACCCCGCCAACCCCGGAAACCATCGATCGCCTGTTAAAAAAAATGGGCGCGGGACCGGCGGTCATCACGCGCTTTCAAGAACCCTATTGGCAGGAAAAAGGATTGAATCCGGAAACATTGGATCGGAAGGATTGGATCAAGATCCTTTCGGAAAACCCCTTCTTAATTCAACGCCCCATCGTCGAAACCCCCCGCCGCGCCCTGGTGGCGCGCCCCGCGGAGGAAATCGACACCCTCTTTAGTCCGCAATAG
- a CDS encoding glycosyltransferase: MPSLILGAYLAVLALLSLYGLHRYWILFLYWRHYKRAPRLAPPPTPADWPRVTVQLPVYNEYYVVERLLDAVTALDYPRERLDIQLLDDSTDESRTLAAALVEKKRAAGHNVRLVQRDNRRGFKAGALDNGLALSDAEYVAIFDADFLPPADFLMKTIPWFGDPRIGMVQTRWGHINADHSLLTRLQALFLDGHFVLEHTARNRSGAFFNFNGTAGVWRRRAIDEAGGWNADTLTEDLDLSYRAQLKGWRFLFLPEILCPAELPVDIGAFRDQQHRWTKGALQVAKKVLPTLWRSPLPWFVKLESLVHLTANLAYLLAILFAALLFPSLLARRALGWPLWATAIEAVAFGLTAFSIALFYGVAHREAFPDRSRPLRWRDLPTLMAFGVGMGLNNSRAVLEALFNVSTEFKRTAKLNIQRNGESWFHKRYRTRGSGRGALELLAAGYFLAVLLWIASTGYWWPAPYVTVFVLGFGHVGFLSLRHRFRGA, encoded by the coding sequence ATGCCGTCCCTGATCCTCGGCGCGTACCTGGCCGTCCTGGCCCTCTTGTCCCTCTACGGCCTGCACCGGTATTGGATTTTGTTCCTTTACTGGCGCCACTACAAACGCGCCCCCCGCCTCGCCCCGCCGCCGACGCCGGCGGACTGGCCGCGGGTGACGGTGCAACTGCCGGTGTACAACGAGTACTACGTGGTCGAACGGCTTTTGGACGCGGTGACCGCTCTCGATTACCCCCGCGAGCGGTTGGACATCCAGCTTTTGGACGATTCCACCGATGAGAGCCGAACCCTGGCGGCCGCGCTGGTCGAAAAAAAGCGCGCCGCGGGCCACAACGTCCGCCTCGTTCAACGGGACAACCGGCGGGGGTTCAAGGCCGGCGCCCTGGACAACGGCCTCGCGCTCAGCGACGCGGAATATGTCGCCATTTTTGACGCCGATTTCCTCCCCCCGGCGGATTTCCTCATGAAAACCATTCCGTGGTTCGGCGACCCCCGGATCGGCATGGTGCAGACCCGCTGGGGCCACATCAACGCCGACCATTCCCTCCTGACGCGTCTGCAGGCCCTCTTTCTGGACGGGCACTTTGTTTTGGAACACACCGCCCGCAACCGCTCGGGGGCCTTCTTCAACTTCAACGGCACCGCCGGGGTGTGGCGGCGGCGCGCCATCGACGAAGCCGGCGGCTGGAACGCCGACACCCTCACGGAAGACCTCGACCTGTCCTACCGGGCGCAACTCAAGGGTTGGCGTTTCTTGTTTTTGCCCGAAATCCTCTGCCCCGCCGAACTGCCCGTGGACATCGGCGCTTTCCGCGACCAGCAACACCGCTGGACCAAGGGGGCCCTGCAGGTGGCGAAAAAAGTGTTGCCCACCCTATGGCGCAGTCCGTTGCCCTGGTTCGTCAAGCTGGAAAGCCTTGTGCATTTGACGGCCAATTTGGCCTACCTGCTGGCGATTTTGTTTGCCGCTCTTTTGTTTCCCAGCCTGTTGGCACGGCGGGCCCTCGGCTGGCCCCTCTGGGCCACGGCGATCGAGGCCGTGGCCTTCGGCCTCACCGCCTTTTCCATCGCCCTGTTCTACGGCGTCGCCCACCGGGAGGCCTTCCCCGACCGCTCCCGGCCTTTGCGCTGGCGTGATTTGCCCACCCTGATGGCCTTTGGGGTCGGGATGGGCCTCAACAACAGCCGGGCCGTTTTGGAGGCCCTGTTCAACGTGTCCACCGAATTCAAGCGCACGGCGAAGCTCAACATTCAACGGAACGGGGAAAGTTGGTTCCACAAACGCTACCGCACCCGGGGAAGCGGCCGGGGCGCTCTGGAATTGCTGGCGGCGGGATATTTTTTGGCGGTCCTGCTTTGGATCGCCTCAACGGGGTATTGGTGGCCCGCCCCCTACGTCACGGTGTTCGTCCTGGGGTTCGGCCACGTGGGTTTTTTAAGCCTCCGGCATCGATTCCGCGGGGCTTGA
- a CDS encoding F0F1 ATP synthase subunit alpha: MTIKPEEITRVLQERLEGFHLSTETKEVGTVLQVGDGIARVHGLDRAMAGEMLQFPHGVVGIVLNLERESVGAVLLGESALIKEGDEVRRTGAVMSVPVGPALIGRVVNALGQPIDGKGPLKTERTRPIEVVAPGVVERQPVREPLQTGIKAIDAMIPIGRGQRELIIGDRQTGKTAIAIDTIINQKSEPNRPICIYVAVGQKQSTVAQVVQKLTDFGAMDYTVVVSATAAEAAPLQFIAPYAGCAMGEEFMWAGQPVLCVYDDLSKHAAAYRQLSLLLRRPPGREAFPGDVFYLHSRLLERACKLSDKNGGGSLTALPIIETQAGDVSAYIPTNVISITDGQIYLESNLFYSGVRPAVNVGLSVSRVGGSAQVKAMKKTAGKLRLDLAQYNELAAFAQFGSDLDKASQAQLARGQRIVEILKQDQYRPIPVAKQVALIFAATNGVLDDLAVESLRRFETEFFVWLDGAGAGVLKALGDKKDVDDALRTQLTEAIATFKAGFKA; encoded by the coding sequence ATGACGATCAAACCGGAAGAAATCACGCGCGTCCTCCAGGAACGCCTCGAAGGTTTTCACCTCTCGACGGAAACGAAGGAGGTCGGCACCGTGTTGCAGGTGGGCGACGGCATCGCCCGCGTGCACGGCCTCGACCGCGCCATGGCGGGGGAGATGCTCCAGTTCCCCCACGGGGTGGTGGGCATCGTTTTGAACCTGGAGCGCGAAAGCGTCGGCGCCGTGCTGTTGGGCGAATCCGCCTTGATCAAAGAGGGCGACGAGGTCCGCCGCACCGGCGCGGTGATGAGCGTGCCCGTGGGCCCGGCTTTGATCGGCCGGGTCGTCAACGCCCTCGGCCAGCCCATCGACGGCAAGGGGCCCCTCAAAACCGAGCGGACGCGTCCCATCGAGGTGGTCGCCCCCGGCGTCGTCGAACGCCAGCCCGTGCGGGAACCCCTGCAGACGGGCATCAAGGCCATCGACGCCATGATCCCCATCGGCCGCGGCCAGCGGGAGCTCATCATCGGCGACCGCCAAACCGGCAAGACGGCCATCGCCATCGACACCATCATCAACCAGAAAAGCGAACCGAACCGGCCGATCTGCATCTACGTGGCGGTGGGGCAAAAACAATCCACGGTGGCCCAGGTCGTCCAGAAGTTGACGGATTTCGGCGCCATGGACTACACGGTGGTGGTCAGCGCCACGGCCGCCGAAGCGGCGCCCCTCCAGTTCATCGCCCCCTACGCCGGTTGCGCCATGGGCGAGGAATTCATGTGGGCGGGCCAGCCCGTGTTGTGCGTTTACGACGATCTGTCGAAGCACGCGGCGGCCTACCGGCAATTGTCGCTCCTGTTGCGCCGCCCCCCGGGGCGGGAGGCCTTCCCGGGCGACGTGTTCTACCTCCACTCCCGCCTTTTGGAGCGGGCCTGCAAATTGTCCGACAAGAACGGCGGCGGCTCCCTCACCGCCCTTCCCATCATTGAAACCCAGGCGGGGGACGTTTCGGCGTACATCCCGACAAACGTCATTTCCATCACCGACGGGCAAATTTACCTGGAGTCGAACTTGTTTTATTCCGGTGTGCGTCCGGCCGTCAACGTCGGCCTGTCCGTGAGCCGCGTCGGCGGTTCGGCCCAGGTGAAGGCCATGAAAAAAACCGCCGGCAAATTGCGCCTCGACCTGGCGCAGTACAACGAACTGGCGGCCTTCGCCCAGTTCGGCTCGGACCTCGACAAGGCCTCCCAGGCCCAATTGGCCCGGGGCCAACGCATCGTGGAAATCTTGAAACAGGACCAATACCGGCCGATCCCCGTGGCCAAACAGGTGGCGCTGATTTTCGCCGCCACCAACGGCGTTTTGGACGATCTGGCGGTGGAATCCCTCCGTCGGTTCGAGACCGAATTTTTCGTCTGGTTGGACGGGGCCGGCGCGGGCGTGTTAAAGGCCCTCGGCGATAAAAAAGACGTGGACGACGCCCTGCGAACTCAATTGACCGAGGCGATCGCGACCTTCAAGGCCGGGTTCAAGGCCTAA
- the atpG gene encoding ATP synthase F1 subunit gamma: MASLRELRRKVKSVKSTQQITKAMKMVAAARLRRAQSRILGARPFADKMRGLLADILWQVFDVNQDGVLTAEELDHPLLRGKADGPRGLLLITADRGLCGAFNTNLVKKALEFLKENADRKVVLYVVGRKGRDFFRRAGAAVKNEYVGIFNQLTYAQAEVIGQDLIHFFGAAGAADVTAIYTEFKSAIQQQVVTVPLLPLTPPGRPAAKRWEPPFIYEPAEQQLLEGLFPRYLKGQIFRALLESYASEMGARMTAMENASKNARELIAGLTLTANKIRQAAITKEISELVGGAEALA, from the coding sequence ATGGCCTCCCTCCGGGAACTCCGCCGCAAGGTCAAAAGCGTCAAGTCGACGCAACAGATCACCAAGGCCATGAAAATGGTGGCCGCGGCGCGTCTTCGGAGGGCCCAGAGCCGTATCCTGGGCGCCCGGCCCTTCGCCGACAAAATGCGCGGGCTCCTGGCGGACATCCTTTGGCAGGTTTTTGACGTGAACCAAGACGGCGTGCTGACGGCCGAAGAGCTCGACCACCCCCTTCTGAGGGGAAAAGCGGACGGGCCGCGGGGCCTTTTGTTGATCACCGCCGATCGGGGCCTCTGCGGCGCCTTCAACACGAACCTCGTCAAGAAGGCCTTGGAATTCCTCAAAGAGAACGCCGACCGCAAAGTGGTCCTGTACGTTGTGGGACGCAAAGGGCGGGATTTTTTCCGGCGGGCCGGGGCCGCGGTGAAGAACGAGTACGTCGGCATTTTCAACCAACTCACCTACGCCCAGGCGGAGGTCATCGGCCAGGACCTCATTCACTTTTTCGGCGCGGCGGGCGCGGCGGACGTCACGGCCATTTACACCGAGTTCAAATCCGCCATACAGCAACAGGTCGTCACCGTGCCCCTTCTGCCCTTGACACCGCCCGGGCGACCGGCGGCGAAGCGGTGGGAACCGCCGTTCATTTACGAGCCGGCCGAGCAACAGTTGTTGGAAGGTCTCTTCCCACGGTATCTTAAGGGGCAAATATTCCGCGCGTTGCTGGAGTCCTACGCTTCCGAAATGGGCGCCCGCATGACGGCCATGGAGAACGCCTCGAAGAACGCGCGGGAATTGATCGCCGGTTTGACGCTCACGGCCAATAAAATCCGTCAGGCGGCGATCACCAAGGAGATCTCGGAGCTTGTGGGCGGCGCGGAGGCCCTCGCGTGA
- the atpD gene encoding F0F1 ATP synthase subunit beta, translating into MVMNVGKVVQVIGPVVDAEFPAGALPAIHNAVKIKTGDKDGKPLTAEVAQHLGDNTVRLLTLGPTDGLQRGAPAEDTGAPIQVPVGPACLGRLMDVLGEPKDYRGAIAAKEFFPIHRPPPSFTDQETTPQIFETGIKVIDLLEPYMKGGKVGLFGGAGVGKTVVIMELINNVAKQHGGVSVFGGVGERTREGNDLWLEMQQSKLQDGNSVLSKAVLVYGQMNEPPGSRLRVALTALTQAEYFRDRAGQDVLLFIDNIFRFTQAGSEVSALLGRMPSAVGYQPTLSTEMGELQERITSTKKGSVTSVQAIYVPADDLTDPAPATAFAHLDATTVLSRQIAELGIYPAVDPLDSTSRILDPKIVGEDHYATARAVQRVLQRYRDLQDIIAILGIDELSEDDKLLVARARKIQRFLSQPFHVAEQFTGVPGRYVALKDTIRGFRELVDGKWDHLPEQAFYMVGGIDEAVEKAKTLA; encoded by the coding sequence ATCGTCATGAACGTCGGAAAAGTGGTGCAGGTGATCGGACCGGTGGTCGACGCGGAATTTCCCGCGGGGGCGCTGCCGGCGATCCACAACGCGGTCAAAATCAAGACGGGCGACAAGGACGGCAAGCCCCTCACCGCCGAAGTCGCGCAACATTTGGGCGACAACACGGTGCGTCTGTTGACGTTGGGGCCCACGGACGGCCTCCAGCGCGGAGCCCCGGCGGAAGACACGGGCGCCCCCATCCAAGTGCCGGTGGGTCCCGCCTGCCTCGGGCGCCTGATGGACGTGTTGGGCGAGCCCAAGGACTACCGCGGGGCCATCGCCGCCAAGGAGTTTTTCCCGATCCACCGACCGCCGCCGTCTTTCACCGATCAGGAAACGACGCCCCAAATCTTTGAAACCGGCATAAAGGTCATCGATCTGCTGGAGCCCTACATGAAGGGCGGCAAAGTGGGCCTCTTCGGCGGCGCCGGCGTGGGCAAGACCGTCGTCATCATGGAGCTCATCAACAACGTGGCCAAGCAGCACGGCGGCGTGTCGGTGTTCGGCGGCGTGGGCGAACGCACCCGCGAAGGCAACGACCTCTGGCTCGAAATGCAGCAGTCCAAACTGCAGGACGGGAATTCCGTGTTGTCCAAGGCCGTTCTGGTTTACGGTCAAATGAACGAGCCGCCGGGGTCCCGCCTGCGCGTCGCCCTCACCGCCCTCACCCAAGCCGAGTATTTCCGCGACCGCGCGGGTCAGGACGTGTTGCTCTTCATCGACAATATTTTCCGGTTCACCCAGGCGGGGTCCGAGGTGTCGGCGTTGTTGGGCCGCATGCCCTCGGCCGTGGGCTACCAGCCCACGCTTTCCACCGAAATGGGCGAACTGCAGGAGCGGATCACATCGACGAAAAAGGGCTCCGTCACCAGCGTGCAGGCGATCTACGTGCCCGCCGACGACCTCACGGACCCGGCGCCGGCGACGGCTTTCGCCCACCTGGACGCGACGACCGTGTTGTCGCGGCAAATCGCCGAGTTGGGCATTTACCCCGCGGTGGATCCTCTCGATTCCACGAGCCGCATTCTGGACCCCAAGATCGTCGGCGAAGACCACTACGCCACGGCCCGGGCCGTTCAACGGGTCCTCCAGCGCTACCGGGATCTCCAGGACATCATCGCCATTTTGGGCATCGACGAGCTCTCCGAGGATGATAAACTGTTGGTGGCCCGGGCCCGCAAGATTCAGCGGTTCCTGTCCCAGCCCTTCCACGTGGCGGAGCAGTTCACGGGGGTGCCGGGCCGGTACGTGGCGCTTAAAGACACCATCCGCGGGTTCCGCGAGCTGGTGGACGGCAAGTGGGACCACCTGCCGGAACAGGCTTTCTATATGGTGGGCGGCATCGACGAAGCGGTGGAAAAAGCCAAAACGCTGGCGTAA